The genomic interval ATTCATATTCTTCTCTAACATCTAATAAAAATTCTTTATTTTTTGATAAAGTTTCAATATCTTTTGCTTCAACATCAGTTGAAACTTCTTTATCTTTTCCTAAAGCTGTAAGTGCTAGAAGGTTTAAAATATCTGGATTCCATTCATTATCAGTAGGATTTACCTTATATTTCATTAAATCTTTTAAATCTCCACCTTTTTCCATTATAGCCTTAACTGCTTTAAGTCTAGCTTCTATATTTCTTTCATTTGCGATTTGACATCCTAAAATTTTCTTACTTTCTTTGTCAAACAAAACTTTTAAATATACTATTTGATTTGTTGGATTTTCTCCATTATAATCATTAGATAGTAGTTTTTCTTCACAGAAATCTATCTTTAAATTTTCTAGTTCTCTTGAAGTAAAACCTATGCTTCCTAATTTATAGTTATTTAACTTGAAGATATTTTCTTCCATCATAGGTAAATCTCTATGTTTATCACTTAATATTTTTTTTACTTCTTCATCTGAAAGTCCACTTGTTCTTAGGTCTTTATAGATTATATTTTCAAGATCTTCATCAAAATATCCTGATATATTACTTACTACATCTATCATTTCCATTTACTCCTTCTAATATTGCTCCCATAAGATTATCATTTTCAGAAACTATTAAAGAATCTTTTTTAAAATATTCTAGAATTTCTTTTAATATAATAGTTCCTCCTATTATAACATCTCTTCTTTTGGCATCTAAACCTTTAACATTCTTATTATTTTCTATATTTTTAATAAATAAATCTAAATTATCACTAATTTCTTTAGTTGTCAAGTCAGAAAGATGTATTTTTTCACTATCATATATTTCCATTTTCTCTCTAACACTCACCTGTGTTGTGGTTGTTCCTGCTACTCCAACTAGAATAAAACTTTCGTTTTTAAATTCTTCAAGTTTTTCTAAATTTTCTTTTATCCACTCTTTTGCTTTATTCCTATTTTCTTCTGAATAGTTATATATTCCATCTTCTAAGAAAAACTTTTCTGTTATTCTAACAGAACCTATATTTAAACTAATTTTCTTTTCTATACCATTCATATTTCCAAGTGTAAATTCAGTTGAACCTCCACCTATATCAAAAACTAAAATATTTTCTTTAAAATTTTTATCAAAAGAGCTTATAACTCCTTTAAAATTTATATATGCTTCTTCATCTCCACTGATACAATTGATTTTTATTTTAGTATCCTCTTGAGCTTTTTTAATGAAATAATCTCTATTAGATGAATCTCTAGTTGCAGAAGTTGCAAAGCAAATAATATTTTTTTCTTCTATAGAATATTCATCTATAAGTTCTCTATATTTTTTTAGACATTTTAAAGCTCTTTCAATAGCTTCTTCTTTTAAGAATTTATTTTTATTTACATCCTCTCCAAGTTTAACTATTTCCAAATCTTTATAAATTTCCTTTTTAAAAATAATCTCATTATCAATTTCTTTAACTTCTGCTATAAATAATCTACAAGAATTTGTACCTATATCAATGCTTGCTCTTAAAAAATCATTCTTGTACTTAGCTATAATCTTTACAATTTCATCTTCTTTAACTTCTGTTTTAGATAAATTTCCTTGATTATCCAATAAAATAGTTATAATTTTATTAAAAGAGTTCTTTTTATCCTTTCTCATTAAAGGAATAAATTTATCACTATCTAAGTAGATTAAATCAGTATCTATATTAAATAGATTGAAAATGTTTCTAGCTCTTTCTAAGTAGGCTTCATCAATTTGTCCTCTTAAAAGTGAAAGTTCTAAATCAAAAATTATTCCCTTAGCAACAGCTTCACCATGAGTATATGCCTTATATGCAAAGAAACTTTCTAAGGCATGGGCATAAGTATGACCTAAGTTTAAAAAGGCTCTTTCTCCTTTTTCAAAAGGATCTATATCCACATAATATTTTTTTATTCTTATAGATTGCTCTACAATATTTTCTAAGACTTCATTATCCAAAGCTTTTATTTTTTCAACATTATTTTCTATATACTCTAAATATTTCTTATCTTTTGTTAGAAAAGAATGTTTTAAAAGCTCTCCCATTCCAGACTTAAATTCTCTTTCTGCTAAAGTCTTTAAAAATTCAACATCTATAAGTACTCTATATGGACTTTTAAAGCTTCCTATCATATTTTTACACTTAGGGTGATTTATAGCAACCTTTCCTCCAACACTTGCATCTACTTGTGCTAGAAGTGAGGTAGGAACTTGTATAAACTCTATTCCTCTCATGTAAGTAGCTGATATATAGCCTCCCATATCACAGATAACTCCACCACCAAGACTAATAACTAAAGATTTTCTTGAAAAATTATTTTCAAGCATAAAATCGTAAACTGATAGTATGCTTTCAATATTTTTATATTCTTCTCCATCTTTAATTGTGAAATAAAAGATTTTATCTTTCTCTATTAAAATCGACTTAAACTTTTCAAAATATAAGTCAGCTATTGTTTCATTTGAAAAAACTAAAATCTTATCAAAATCTTTTGTATAATCATTTAACTTTGAAATTATATTTGAACCAACATAAATATCATTAAAAATTTTCTTCATTTTTATTTTACTCCAACATTTTAAATATAATTAGTATTATATATTATATCATATTTTATAACTTTTTCTTTCACATTTCTAAAATTTCAAGTCTAGGATATCTGCTGAAATAATTTTATATAAAAAAGTATTCTCTTCACTTTTTATAATTTCTGAATTAAGTTCCCATTTTTTATTATAATATAATAAAAAATAAATAGAGATTATAGCAAAAATAAAGTTTGAAATAATCTCTATTAAAAGTTAAAAAACTATTAATGGTTTTTTATTTTTAGGATGTATTAGCACATCTGCTTCAACATCAAAAATATTTTTAATTTTTTCTTTAGTAAATATTTCTTCTGGAGGACCTTGATAATAAACTTTTCCGTCTTTTAAAGCGTAAATATAATTGCAATAAGAGCTTGCAATATTCATATCATGAATAACTGCCAAAATAGTTTTTTTGGTCTCCTTTACTAATTTCATAATTTGAATCTGATATTTTATATCAAGATGATTTGTAGGTTCATCTAATATTAAAATTTCTGTGTTTTGTGCTAAAGCTCTTGCTATTAAGACTCTTTGCATTTCACCACCTGAAAGACTTAAAAAACTCCTATCTTTCATATTATACATTCCAACAGCATTTAAAGCATTTCCTACAAATTCAGAATTTTTATTTTTCTCTACTTCAAAAATTGAATTTTTGTAAGCATATCTTCCCATCTCAACTATTTCTTCAACAGAAAAATCAAAGTTCATATTTTGTTTCTGAGCTAAGACTGCCATTTCTTTTGCTAAATCTTTTGAAGAGTAATCATATAGCCCTATATTTTTAAGTTTTATATCTCCTGAATCATATTTAAAAAACCTATATACATTTTTTAAAAGAGTACTTTTTCCAGAGCCATTAGCTCCAATAATTCCAACAAACTGACTTTTATTTACTACAATAGATATATCTTGTATGATTTTTCTATTTTCTATAGAAAAACTTAAATTTTTAACTTCTATCATTTTACTCCCCTCCAAATCTGTATGACTTTCCTCTAAGCATACTTAAAAAGAATGGAGCTCCTAAAAGTGAAGTTATAACTCCTATTGGTATTTCTTGTGATGGCATTAGTGTTCTTGTCAGAGTATCTGTAAGAACTAAAAAGATAGCTCCTAAAAAAATAGCAATAGGAATAACTTTTTTATGATTTCCTCCAACAATTCCACGAGTAATATGAGGAATAACTAATCCAACAAAACCTATAATACCTGTGTTAGCAACTACAATACCTGTTAAGAATGTTGAAGTAATCATTATTAGAAATCTAATTTTTTTTACATTAACTCCAAGAGAAATAGCATTTTCATCCCCTGTTACCAGTATATTAAGTTCATCATATTTAGGGTAAACTAAAATAAAAGCAACAATAAGGGAAATAAATAAAAATGGTATATATTCCCATGTTGAACCTGCTAAACTACCAGACATCCAGAATAAAGCACTTCTTAGAGCTCTTTCATTGGGAGTAATAGCTATAATTAAAGAAGTCAATCCTGAAAATATTGCAGATATAGCCGCTCCTACTAAGACAAGTTTTGTACTTGAAAAGCCATTTGAATTGGCAAAATAAAAAACTAAAAAAGCAGTTAATGTCCCTAAGATAAAAGCACCAATTGAAACGAATATATAAGAACCGCTAAATATAAGTATAACTAAGACTGCCCCTGTACTAGCTCCAGAAGATATTCCTAAGATATAAGGACTGGCTAGAGGATTCTTTGTAAGAGCTTGCATAAGAATACCGACAAGAGATAGAGAGGCTCCAGCAAGGATTGCTGTTACAATTCTTGGAGCTCTTAATGTCCAAACTATAATTTCTGAACTTTCTTCCCAAGTTACATTGAAAAAGTTATAGTCAAAAAATTTATTAATTATAATTTTCCATACATCTAAATTCTTTAAAGAGACGGATCCAATAGTTATAGAAAAAGTTGATATTAAAATTAAAACGATAAATAATAGCAAAGATAAACTTTTATAATTTTTAATACATCTTTTCATTTTCTCCTCTCTTACTTAATAGTTATATTATGAAAAGCCTTAGCTAATTTTTTTATAGCATCAACATTTCTAATGCCTGCTGTTATATCAGCAAGTTCTATAACAACAAATTTATTATTTTTTACCGCTTTTAAATCCTTTATAGGAGATTTTTCTTTTAAAAATTTTATTTTACTTTCTGCTGATTGATCTCCATAATCAATAATAAGAATAATATCAGGATTTTCAACTAATACTTTTTCCCAATTTCCATCAGCCCATGCTTTCTTAATATTTTTAAATATATTATCTCCGCCAGCTAATGTGATAATAGTATTTCCTATACTATCTCCACCAACTACAAAAGGTGTTTTATCTCCACTATCATATGTAAAAACTTTTACTTTGTTTTTAGGTAATTTTTTTTGTACAGCTGCTAAATCAGCCTTCATCTTATTTACAACTTTTTTAGCATTGTCTTCTAAATTAAAAATTTTCCCATAATTTAAAATATCTTCAAATACTAGATTTATATCACTACTATGTAAAGATTTCATGATATAAACTTGTACTCCATTTTTTTCTAATTCTTTTATAGGACCTAAATTTTTATCCTGAACAGTTGAATCCCATCCAGTTAAAAAATCAGGTTTAACTGCATAGAATTGTTCTTTTGTTGGATTTTTCATAGATAAAATAGGAATTTTATCATATTTTTCTTTTAAAGATGGTAGTATTGGATTATCAGGATAAGCAGTACCAACCATTTGTTTTTCTGCACCTATACTTAAAAGAATTTCTGTAGTAAAATGTGCAGCTGATACAGCTCTTTTTGGTACTTTTGCAAAACATAACGAACTAAGTAATAAAAAAACTAATAAAATCTTTTTCATAATTTTCTCCTTAATTTATATATTTTTATTAGCTAATAATATTTTAATTATTAATATAATGATTATATAATATTTAAAAATAATAGTCAATTTTAATTT from Fusobacterium pseudoperiodonticum carries:
- a CDS encoding rhodanese-like domain-containing protein is translated as MIDVVSNISGYFDEDLENIIYKDLRTSGLSDEEVKKILSDKHRDLPMMEENIFKLNNYKLGSIGFTSRELENLKIDFCEEKLLSNDYNGENPTNQIVYLKVLFDKESKKILGCQIANERNIEARLKAVKAIMEKGGDLKDLMKYKVNPTDNEWNPDILNLLALTALGKDKEVSTDVEAKDIETLSKNKEFLLDVREEYEYQAGHVKGAINLPLREILSQKDSLPKDRDIYVYCRTAHRSADAVNFLKSLGFDKVHNIEGGFIDISFNEYHKDKGNLENSIVTNYNFD
- the aroB gene encoding 3-dehydroquinate synthase, translated to MKKIFNDIYVGSNIISKLNDYTKDFDKILVFSNETIADLYFEKFKSILIEKDKIFYFTIKDGEEYKNIESILSVYDFMLENNFSRKSLVISLGGGVICDMGGYISATYMRGIEFIQVPTSLLAQVDASVGGKVAINHPKCKNMIGSFKSPYRVLIDVEFLKTLAEREFKSGMGELLKHSFLTKDKKYLEYIENNVEKIKALDNEVLENIVEQSIRIKKYYVDIDPFEKGERAFLNLGHTYAHALESFFAYKAYTHGEAVAKGIIFDLELSLLRGQIDEAYLERARNIFNLFNIDTDLIYLDSDKFIPLMRKDKKNSFNKIITILLDNQGNLSKTEVKEDEIVKIIAKYKNDFLRASIDIGTNSCRLFIAEVKEIDNEIIFKKEIYKDLEIVKLGEDVNKNKFLKEEAIERALKCLKKYRELIDEYSIEEKNIICFATSATRDSSNRDYFIKKAQEDTKIKINCISGDEEAYINFKGVISSFDKNFKENILVFDIGGGSTEFTLGNMNGIEKKISLNIGSVRITEKFFLEDGIYNYSEENRNKAKEWIKENLEKLEEFKNESFILVGVAGTTTTQVSVREKMEIYDSEKIHLSDLTTKEISDNLDLFIKNIENNKNVKGLDAKRRDVIIGGTIILKEILEYFKKDSLIVSENDNLMGAILEGVNGNDRCSK
- a CDS encoding ABC transporter ATP-binding protein, whose product is MIEVKNLSFSIENRKIIQDISIVVNKSQFVGIIGANGSGKSTLLKNVYRFFKYDSGDIKLKNIGLYDYSSKDLAKEMAVLAQKQNMNFDFSVEEIVEMGRYAYKNSIFEVEKNKNSEFVGNALNAVGMYNMKDRSFLSLSGGEMQRVLIARALAQNTEILILDEPTNHLDIKYQIQIMKLVKETKKTILAVIHDMNIASSYCNYIYALKDGKVYYQGPPEEIFTKEKIKNIFDVEADVLIHPKNKKPLIVF
- a CDS encoding FecCD family ABC transporter permease, yielding MKRCIKNYKSLSLLLFIVLILISTFSITIGSVSLKNLDVWKIIINKFFDYNFFNVTWEESSEIIVWTLRAPRIVTAILAGASLSLVGILMQALTKNPLASPYILGISSGASTGAVLVILIFSGSYIFVSIGAFILGTLTAFLVFYFANSNGFSSTKLVLVGAAISAIFSGLTSLIIAITPNERALRSALFWMSGSLAGSTWEYIPFLFISLIVAFILVYPKYDELNILVTGDENAISLGVNVKKIRFLIMITSTFLTGIVVANTGIIGFVGLVIPHITRGIVGGNHKKVIPIAIFLGAIFLVLTDTLTRTLMPSQEIPIGVITSLLGAPFFLSMLRGKSYRFGGE
- a CDS encoding ABC transporter substrate-binding protein — translated: MKKILLVFLLLSSLCFAKVPKRAVSAAHFTTEILLSIGAEKQMVGTAYPDNPILPSLKEKYDKIPILSMKNPTKEQFYAVKPDFLTGWDSTVQDKNLGPIKELEKNGVQVYIMKSLHSSDINLVFEDILNYGKIFNLEDNAKKVVNKMKADLAAVQKKLPKNKVKVFTYDSGDKTPFVVGGDSIGNTIITLAGGDNIFKNIKKAWADGNWEKVLVENPDIILIIDYGDQSAESKIKFLKEKSPIKDLKAVKNNKFVVIELADITAGIRNVDAIKKLAKAFHNITIK